The following are encoded in a window of Chionomys nivalis chromosome X, mChiNiv1.1, whole genome shotgun sequence genomic DNA:
- the LOC130867649 gene encoding polyadenylate-binding protein 1-like 2, whose protein sequence is MDEELAAALAAEEEEAAAGGSSDGNPDYPNASLYVGDLHPEVTESMLYEKFSPAGPILSIRICRDKVTRRSLGYAYVNYQQPLDAKRALETMNFDVINGRPVRIMWSQRDPSLRKSGVGNVFIKNLGKTIDNKALYNIFSAFGNILSCKVACDEKGPKGYGFVHFQKQESAERAIDALNGMFLNYRKIFVGRFKSHKEREAERGAWARQSTSADFKDFDDDSDDEATFR, encoded by the coding sequence ATGGATGAAGAGCTGGCGGCGGCCTTggctgcagaagaggaagaggcggcgGCCGGGGGCTCCTCCGATGGGAACCCAGACTATCCCAATGCCTCGCTCTACGTGGGCGACCTGCACCCCGAGGTGACCGAGTCGATGCTGTATGAGAAGTTCAGCCCAGCCGGGCCCATCCTGTCCATCCGCATTTGCAGGGACAAGGTCACCCGACGCTCTCTGGGCTACGCATATGTCAACTACCAGCAACCGCTGGACGCCAAGCGGGCCCTGGAGACCATGAACTTTGACGTTATCAATGGCAGGCCGGTGCGCATCATGTGGTCCCAGAGGGACCCGTCGCTCCGCAAGAGCGGGGTGGGCAACGTCTTCATCAAGAACCTGGGCAAGACCATCGACAACAAGGCGCTGTACAACATCTTCTCGGCCTTTGGCAACATCCTGTCCTGCAAGGTGGCCTGTGACGAAAAGGGGCCCAAGGGCTACGGGTTCGTGCACTTCCAGAAGCAGGAGTCGGCCGAGCGGGCCATAGATGCGCTGAATGGCATGTTCCTGAACTACCGCAAGATTTTCGTGGGGAGATTCAAGTCCcacaaggagagagaggctgagagGGGAGCCTGGGCCCGCCAGTCCACCAGCGCCGACTTCAAGGATTTCGACGATGACTCCGATGACGAGGCCACCTTTCGATGA